A stretch of Cicer arietinum cultivar CDC Frontier isolate Library 1 chromosome 5, Cicar.CDCFrontier_v2.0, whole genome shotgun sequence DNA encodes these proteins:
- the LOC101508998 gene encoding protein ANTI-SILENCING 1 isoform X2 has translation MEAIAGKCNVVCFSKDGRNPHPLDEELQNADFVCYCFFDVGRHKILDKTDDKIAGIEVKNIFNNLDSQKLGGLLRLDLDGKDVSAKVTTNNEAVALSSEKNNQLLIDKLDGKRYDTGDSKPSFGEKCTSSLGLKDANKSNDGLNSISRDKTLPLAKEKENGVCKALAKQKSSTKLSHSSRDGLEMTGNSKTGGNAFCLAKIDSEDTVGVPDRQINKRLVEGKASEKEKYGVSSANKTNDVHNRRNYDNAKISNTRPNVSMDNTFLKSKIDLEKGGRDIVGVPDRHFNKQLMEGKASEKEKYGVSNAMITNDVQNRRKHDNDVKEVPSKKLKTDTMSTKHSADKFRKESSTASPNVEHRLDYRVMEVTQRPDIDRSKWFKPMPWEERMRNAHEQGKLVLLENLDPSLTSSEVQDIIWLGFKESCTVMVIQKTAESSPHSGQAFVIFKRKEAAESVIRKLEEGCFLMSNGRPLVGSFGLPCFPEKKPIFYGHHVNDHLRLQTQREMKDAVSTSHCSQPNNIEYDMAVEWCLLQERADKSWRRLYQRQGEELRKLKAKLNVKI, from the exons ATG GAAGCTATTGCTGGAAAATGCAATGTTGTTTGCTTTTCTAAGGACGGCAGGAATCCACATCCATTAGATGAAGAACTTCAAAATGCCGACTTTGTATGCTATTGTTTCTTTGATGTTGGGAGGCATAAAATATTGGACAAGACAGATGACAAAATTGCTGGAATTGAAG ttaaaaatatttttaacaatttagATAGTCAAAAGCTTGGTGGTCTTTTGAGACTTGATTTAGATGGGAAAGATGTTAGTGCTAAAGTCACGACAAATAATGAAGCGGTGGCTCTTTCAAGTGAAAAAAACAATCAGCTTTTGATTGATAAACTAGATGGCAAGCGTTATGACACTGGTGATTCTAAGCCATCatttggagaaaaatgcacCTCTAGCCTTGGTTTAAAGGACGCAAATAAATCGAATGATGGCTTGAACTCTATATCTCGTGACAAGACCTTGCCTCTAGccaaagaaaaagagaatggTGTTTGTAAGGCTTTGGCTAAACAAAAATCATCCACCAAACTATCACATTCTTCTAGAGATGGTTTGGAAATGACAGGAAACTCTAAAACCGGAGGCAATGCTTTTTGTTTAGCCAAGATTGATTCAGAAGATACTGTTGGTGTCCCCGATCGACAAATCAACAAGCGATTGGTGGAGGGCAAGGCTTCTGAAAAGGAAAAATATGGCGTTTCTAGTGCAAATAAAACGAATGATGTGCATAATCGAAGGAATTATGACAAtgcaaaaatttcaaacactagaccaAATGTCTCTATGGATAACACCTTTTTGAAGTCTAAGATTGATTTAGAAAAGGGTGGACGCGATATTGTTGGTGTCCCCGATAGACACTTCAACAAGCAATTGATGGAGGGCAAGGCTTCTGAAAAGGAAAAATACGGCGTTTCTAATGCCATGATAACAAATGATGTGCAAAATCGAAGGAAGCATGATAATGATGTGAAGGAAGTCCCTTCGAAAAAGCTAAAGACCGACACAATGTCAACAAAACACTCTGCTGACAAGTTTCGTAAAGAATCTTCTACAGCTTCTCCAAACGTGGAACACAGGCTAGATTATCGTGTAATGGAAGTTACTCAGAGACCCGATATT GATAGAAGCAAATGGTTTAAACCAATG CCTTGGGAGGAAAGAATGAGAAATGCCCATGAACAAGGAAAACTTGTGCTGCTTGAAAATTTGGATCCTTCTTTAACTTCATCAGAAGTACAG GATATTATTTGGCTTGGCTTTAAAGAAAGTTGTACTGTGATGGTGATCCAGAAAACTGCAGAATCTAGTCCTCATTCTG GTCAAgcttttgttatatttaaaagaaaggAAGCGGCAGAGTCTGTTATTAGAAAATTAGAGGAGGGCTGTTTCTTGATGTCAAATGGGCG CCCACTTGTGGGAAGCTTTGGACTTCCTTGCTTTCCGGAAAAGAAGCCAATATTTTATGGTCATCATGTTAATGATCATCTTCGATTGCAAACACAACGTGAGATG AAAGATGCTGTATCTACTTCACATTGTTCTCAGCCAAACAACATTGAGTACGATATGGCCGTAGAGTGGTGTTTACTCCAAGAAAGAGCAGACAAATCTTGGAGAAGACTGTATCAG CGACAAGGCGAGGAGTTGAGAAAACTCAAAGCTAAGTTGAATGTTAAAATCTAA